One Novosphingobium sp. G106 DNA segment encodes these proteins:
- the gltB gene encoding glutamate synthase large subunit, with translation MGFPQPQGLYDSRNEHDACGVGFVAHIKGAKSHAIVTQALEILKNLDHRGAVGADPLLGDGAGILIQMPDALFRKWADGEGLTLPAAGDYAVAMCFLPQDEAARNFAIAHFEEFIAKEGQHLIGWRDVPTTLDGLGKAVVASMPVVRQCFVGRGENIADQDAFERKILAIRKQAQNPLAALAVKHDLPTLDELYMPSFSSRTIVYKGLLLATQVGSFYDDLRDPDCVSALGLVHQRFSTNTFPSWKLAHPYRFIAHNGEINTVRGNVNWMNARRRTMESELLGPDLDKMWPLIPHGQSDTACLDNALELLLAGGYSLAHAVMMLIPEAWAGNPLMDSKRRAFYEYHAALMEPWDGPAAVAFTDGRQIGATLDRNGLRPARFLVTDDDLVVMASESGVLPIKEDNIVRKWRLQPGRMLLIDFDEGRIIEDEEIKAQLAGAEPYEEWLQAAQYKLKDLEVVEPELAELPVETTSLLDRQQAFGYTQEDTNKFLEPMAANGDDPIGSMGTDTPIAVLSNRSRLLYDYFKQNFAQVTNPPIDPIREELVMSLVSMIGPRPNLLGMDAGSHKRLEIDQPILTNEDVARIRSIEAALDGAFRTQTIDMTWDAATGAEGLEMAIKEMCWSATEAVLADKNILILSDRAQGADRIPMPALLATAAVHHHLVRQGLRMQTGLVVETGEAREVHHFCVLAGYGAEAINPYVAFETLEDIRSRKLPHLEEKQVRKNYIKAIGKGVLKVMSKMGISTYQSYCGAQIFDAVGLSTDFIEQYFTGTATTIEGVGLLQVAEEAVRRHAAAYGDNPIYTNMLDVGGMYQLRLRGEEHAWTSTNIAALQHAVRGNLPEKYLEFARTINDQSERMLTIRGLMDLKKADKAIELDEVEPASEIVKRFATGAMSYGSISWEAHTTLAVAMNRIGGKSNTGEGGEDPSRFKPMANGDSMRSAIKQVASGRFGVTAEYLVNSDDIQIKMAQGAKPGEGGQLPGDKVDKTIGATRHSTPGVGLISPPPHHDIYSIEDLAQLIHDLKNVNPVARISVKLVSEVGVGTVAAGVSKARADHVTISGYEGGTGASPLTSLTHAGSPWEIGLAETQQTLLLNNLRSRIAVQADGGIRTGRDVAIALLLGADEIGFATAPLIAAGCIMMRKCHLNTCPVGVATQDPVLRARFTGAPEHVINYFFFVAEELRSIMAEMGFRTIAEMTGRVDRLDTRKAITHWKAQGIDLSKLLYQAPLGEGPSLNWSETQDHGLAAALDNDLIAASADAIDKREAVRIERPVINVNRTVGAMLSGEVAKKHGHAGLPDNTINVRLTGVAGQSFGAFLAHGVTLDLTGDGNDYVGKGLSGGRVIVRQPGHVNREPTENIIVGNTVLYGAIAGEAFFNGVAGERFAVRNSGAIAVVEGCGDHGCEYMTGGTVLVLGKTGRNFAAGMSGGVAYVYNPDGVFADLCNQAMVDILPISAERDEEDGAGRPQQRTNGVHDNGMGDMLRHDAERLRVLLERHHLHTGSKRARALLDDWDNSLKQFVKVMPRDYARALKQLEAERREAASVAAE, from the coding sequence ATGGGATTTCCTCAGCCCCAGGGGCTCTACGATTCGCGTAATGAACACGACGCCTGCGGTGTAGGCTTCGTCGCCCATATCAAGGGCGCCAAAAGCCATGCGATCGTTACCCAGGCGCTGGAGATTCTGAAAAACCTCGATCACCGCGGCGCCGTCGGCGCCGACCCGCTGCTGGGCGACGGCGCCGGCATCCTGATCCAGATGCCCGATGCGCTGTTCCGCAAGTGGGCAGACGGCGAAGGCCTGACGCTGCCCGCGGCCGGCGACTATGCCGTCGCCATGTGCTTCCTCCCGCAAGACGAAGCTGCGCGCAATTTCGCCATCGCCCATTTCGAGGAATTCATCGCCAAGGAAGGCCAGCACCTGATCGGCTGGCGCGACGTGCCGACCACGCTCGACGGGCTCGGCAAGGCCGTCGTCGCCTCGATGCCCGTGGTGCGCCAGTGCTTCGTCGGCCGCGGCGAGAACATCGCCGACCAGGACGCCTTCGAGCGCAAGATCCTGGCGATCCGCAAGCAGGCGCAGAACCCGCTGGCCGCGCTCGCGGTCAAGCATGACCTGCCGACGCTCGACGAGCTCTACATGCCGAGCTTCTCGAGCCGCACGATCGTCTACAAGGGCCTGCTGCTCGCAACCCAGGTCGGCTCGTTCTACGACGACCTGCGCGATCCCGACTGCGTCTCGGCGCTCGGCCTCGTCCACCAGCGTTTCTCGACCAACACCTTCCCCAGCTGGAAGCTGGCGCACCCCTACCGCTTCATCGCCCATAACGGCGAGATCAACACCGTGCGCGGCAACGTCAACTGGATGAACGCGCGCCGCCGCACGATGGAATCGGAGCTGCTCGGCCCCGATCTTGACAAGATGTGGCCGCTGATCCCGCACGGCCAGTCGGACACCGCCTGCCTCGACAACGCGCTCGAGCTGCTGCTCGCGGGCGGCTACAGCCTCGCCCATGCGGTGATGATGCTGATCCCCGAGGCTTGGGCGGGTAACCCGCTGATGGATTCGAAGCGCCGCGCCTTCTACGAATACCACGCCGCGCTGATGGAGCCGTGGGACGGCCCCGCCGCCGTCGCCTTCACCGACGGCCGCCAGATCGGCGCGACGCTGGACCGCAACGGCCTGCGCCCCGCGCGCTTCCTCGTCACCGACGACGACCTAGTCGTCATGGCCTCGGAATCGGGCGTTCTGCCGATCAAGGAAGACAATATCGTCCGCAAGTGGCGGCTTCAGCCAGGCCGCATGCTGCTGATCGACTTCGACGAAGGCCGGATCATCGAGGACGAGGAAATCAAGGCCCAGCTCGCCGGCGCCGAACCTTACGAGGAATGGCTGCAGGCGGCGCAGTACAAGCTCAAGGACCTCGAAGTCGTCGAGCCCGAGCTGGCCGAGCTGCCGGTCGAGACGACCAGCCTGCTCGATCGCCAGCAGGCATTCGGCTACACGCAGGAAGATACCAACAAGTTCCTCGAGCCGATGGCCGCGAACGGAGACGATCCGATCGGGTCGATGGGCACCGACACGCCGATCGCGGTGCTGTCGAACCGCTCGCGCCTGCTCTACGACTATTTCAAGCAGAACTTCGCCCAGGTCACCAACCCGCCGATCGATCCGATCCGCGAGGAGCTGGTGATGAGCCTGGTGTCGATGATCGGGCCGCGCCCGAACCTGCTGGGCATGGACGCGGGCAGCCACAAGCGCCTGGAGATCGACCAGCCGATCCTGACCAACGAAGACGTCGCCCGCATCCGCTCGATCGAAGCGGCGCTCGACGGCGCGTTCCGCACGCAGACCATCGACATGACCTGGGATGCCGCCACCGGCGCCGAAGGTCTGGAGATGGCGATCAAGGAGATGTGCTGGTCGGCGACCGAGGCGGTCCTGGCCGACAAGAACATCCTGATCCTCTCGGACCGCGCGCAGGGGGCCGACCGCATTCCGATGCCGGCGCTGCTGGCGACGGCGGCGGTGCACCACCACCTCGTCCGCCAGGGCCTGCGCATGCAGACCGGCCTCGTCGTCGAGACCGGCGAAGCGCGCGAAGTGCACCACTTCTGCGTCCTCGCGGGCTACGGCGCCGAAGCGATCAACCCCTATGTCGCCTTCGAGACGCTCGAGGACATCCGCAGCCGCAAGCTGCCGCATCTTGAAGAGAAGCAGGTTCGCAAGAACTACATCAAGGCGATCGGCAAGGGCGTGCTCAAGGTGATGTCCAAGATGGGCATCTCGACCTACCAGTCCTACTGCGGCGCGCAGATCTTCGACGCCGTGGGCCTGTCGACCGACTTCATCGAGCAGTACTTCACCGGCACCGCGACGACGATCGAGGGCGTCGGCCTGCTGCAGGTGGCGGAAGAGGCGGTGCGCCGTCACGCTGCCGCCTATGGCGACAACCCGATCTACACCAACATGCTCGACGTCGGCGGCATGTACCAGCTGCGCCTGCGCGGCGAGGAACACGCCTGGACCTCGACCAACATCGCCGCTCTGCAGCACGCGGTTCGCGGCAACCTCCCCGAGAAGTACCTGGAGTTCGCCCGGACGATCAACGACCAGTCCGAGCGGATGCTGACGATCCGCGGGCTGATGGACCTCAAGAAGGCCGACAAGGCCATCGAGCTCGACGAAGTCGAGCCGGCGAGCGAGATCGTCAAGCGCTTCGCCACCGGCGCGATGAGCTATGGCTCGATCAGCTGGGAAGCGCACACGACGCTGGCCGTGGCGATGAACCGGATCGGCGGCAAGTCGAACACCGGCGAAGGCGGCGAGGATCCCTCGCGGTTCAAGCCGATGGCCAACGGCGATTCGATGCGCTCGGCGATCAAGCAGGTCGCCTCTGGCCGCTTCGGCGTGACCGCCGAATACCTGGTCAATTCGGACGACATCCAGATCAAGATGGCGCAAGGCGCGAAGCCCGGCGAGGGCGGCCAGCTGCCCGGCGACAAGGTCGACAAGACCATCGGCGCCACGCGCCACTCGACCCCGGGCGTCGGCTTGATCAGCCCGCCACCGCACCATGACATCTACTCGATCGAGGATCTGGCGCAGCTGATCCACGACCTGAAGAACGTCAATCCGGTCGCGCGCATCTCGGTCAAGCTCGTCTCCGAAGTCGGCGTCGGCACGGTCGCCGCGGGCGTCTCGAAGGCGCGCGCCGACCATGTGACGATCTCGGGCTACGAAGGCGGCACCGGCGCTTCGCCGCTGACCTCGCTGACTCACGCTGGATCGCCCTGGGAGATCGGCCTTGCCGAGACCCAGCAGACGCTGTTGCTCAACAACCTGCGCAGCCGCATCGCGGTCCAGGCCGATGGCGGCATCCGCACCGGGCGCGACGTTGCCATCGCGCTGCTGCTCGGCGCCGACGAGATCGGCTTCGCCACGGCGCCCCTGATCGCCGCGGGCTGCATCATGATGCGCAAGTGCCATCTCAACACCTGCCCGGTCGGCGTCGCCACGCAGGATCCGGTGCTGCGCGCGCGCTTCACGGGCGCGCCCGAGCATGTGATCAACTACTTCTTCTTCGTCGCCGAAGAGCTGCGGTCGATCATGGCCGAGATGGGCTTCCGCACGATCGCCGAGATGACCGGCCGGGTCGACCGGCTCGATACGCGCAAGGCGATCACCCACTGGAAGGCGCAGGGCATCGACCTGTCGAAGCTGCTCTACCAGGCACCGCTGGGCGAGGGCCCCTCGCTTAACTGGAGCGAGACGCAGGACCACGGCCTCGCCGCCGCACTCGACAACGATCTGATCGCGGCATCGGCCGATGCCATCGACAAGCGCGAAGCCGTGCGGATCGAGCGCCCGGTGATCAACGTCAACCGCACGGTCGGCGCCATGCTCTCGGGCGAAGTCGCCAAGAAGCACGGCCATGCCGGCCTGCCCGACAACACGATCAACGTGCGCCTGACCGGCGTCGCGGGGCAGAGCTTCGGCGCCTTCCTCGCGCACGGCGTGACGCTGGACCTGACCGGTGACGGCAACGACTATGTCGGCAAGGGCCTGTCGGGCGGCCGCGTGATCGTGCGCCAGCCGGGTCACGTTAACCGTGAGCCGACCGAGAACATCATCGTCGGCAACACTGTGCTCTACGGCGCGATCGCGGGCGAGGCCTTCTTCAACGGCGTCGCCGGCGAGCGCTTCGCGGTGCGCAATTCGGGCGCGATCGCGGTGGTCGAAGGCTGCGGCGATCATGGCTGCGAGTACATGACCGGCGGCACCGTCCTGGTGCTCGGCAAGACCGGGCGCAACTTCGCCGCGGGCATGTCGGGCGGCGTCGCCTATGTCTACAACCCCGACGGCGTCTTCGCCGACCTCTGCAACCAAGCCATGGTCGACATCCTGCCGATCTCGGCCGAGCGCGACGAGGAAGACGGTGCAGGCCGGCCGCAACAGCGGACCAACGGCGTGCACGACAACGGCATGGGCGACATGCTGCGCCACGACGCCGAACGCCTGCGCGTGCTGCTCGAACGGCATCATCTCCACACCGGCAGCAAGCGCGCCCGCGCGCTGCTCGACGACTGGGACAACTCGCTGAAGCAGTTCGTCAAGGTGATGCCGCGCGACTATGCGCGCGCGCTCAAGCAACTCGAGGCCGAGCGGCGCGAAGCCGCTTCGGTGGCCGCGGAATAA
- a CDS encoding glutamate synthase subunit beta, producing MGKETGFLELDRSDRTYGPVADRIKHYKEFIVPLPESDLRAQASRCMNCGIPYCHNGCPVNNIIPDWNHLTYEGDWKNALEVLHSTNNFPEFTGRICPAPCEAACTLNIQDQPVTIKSIECAIVDKGWQEGWITPQVPTQRTGKTVAVVGAGPAGLAAAQQLARAGHSVTVFEKNDRVGGLLRYGIPDFKMEKHLINRRAVQMESEGVQFRTGVEVGVTVSVASLKENFDAIVLSGGAEDARKLEIPGAELPGVRLAMEFLTQQNKRNAGDDELRAAPRGSITATGKNVVVIGGGDTGSDCVGTSIRQGAKSVTQIEIMPKPPEKEAKALSWPNWPLKLRTSSSHEEGVDRDWAILTKRVVGDNDVKGLECVRVEWVDGAMKEIEGSEFVLEAELILLAMGFVGPLKQGLLDQAGVALDGRGNVAANVTDYQTSDPKIFACGDMRRGQSLVVWAIREGRQAARAVDEALMGTSQLPR from the coding sequence ATGGGTAAGGAAACCGGCTTTCTCGAGCTCGACCGTTCGGACCGCACTTATGGTCCGGTCGCCGACCGCATAAAGCACTACAAGGAATTCATCGTGCCGCTGCCGGAGAGCGATCTCCGCGCGCAGGCTTCGCGCTGCATGAATTGCGGCATTCCTTATTGTCACAACGGCTGTCCGGTGAACAACATCATCCCGGACTGGAACCACCTGACCTACGAGGGCGACTGGAAGAACGCGCTGGAAGTGCTGCATTCCACGAACAACTTCCCCGAGTTCACCGGCCGCATCTGCCCCGCGCCCTGCGAGGCAGCCTGCACGCTGAACATCCAGGACCAGCCGGTCACGATCAAGTCGATCGAATGCGCGATCGTCGACAAGGGTTGGCAGGAAGGCTGGATCACGCCGCAGGTGCCGACCCAGCGCACGGGCAAGACCGTCGCGGTCGTCGGCGCCGGCCCTGCCGGCCTCGCCGCCGCGCAGCAGCTCGCCCGCGCCGGCCACTCGGTCACCGTGTTCGAGAAGAACGACCGCGTCGGCGGCCTGCTCCGCTACGGTATTCCCGACTTCAAGATGGAAAAGCATCTGATCAACCGCCGCGCGGTGCAGATGGAGAGCGAAGGCGTCCAGTTCCGCACGGGTGTGGAAGTCGGAGTAACCGTATCGGTTGCTTCGCTGAAGGAGAACTTCGACGCGATCGTCCTGTCGGGCGGTGCCGAGGATGCGCGCAAGCTGGAGATCCCGGGCGCCGAACTGCCCGGCGTGCGGCTGGCGATGGAATTCCTGACCCAGCAGAACAAGCGCAACGCCGGCGACGATGAATTACGCGCCGCGCCACGCGGATCGATCACCGCGACCGGCAAGAACGTCGTCGTCATCGGCGGCGGCGACACCGGTTCGGACTGCGTCGGCACCTCGATCCGCCAGGGCGCCAAGAGCGTCACCCAGATCGAGATCATGCCCAAGCCGCCGGAGAAAGAGGCCAAGGCGCTGTCCTGGCCGAACTGGCCGCTGAAGCTGCGCACCTCGTCGAGCCACGAGGAAGGCGTCGACCGAGACTGGGCGATCCTGACCAAGCGCGTCGTCGGCGACAACGACGTCAAGGGCCTGGAATGCGTCCGCGTCGAATGGGTCGATGGCGCGATGAAGGAGATCGAAGGCAGCGAGTTCGTGCTCGAAGCCGAACTGATCCTGCTCGCCATGGGCTTCGTCGGCCCGCTCAAGCAGGGTCTGCTCGACCAGGCGGGCGTTGCGCTCGACGGCCGCGGCAACGTTGCGGCGAACGTCACCGACTATCAGACCAGCGACCCCAAGATCTTCGCCTGCGGCGACATGCGCCGCGGCCAGAGCCTGGTCGTCTGGGCGATCCGCGAAGGCCGCCAGGCCGCTCGCGCGGTCGACGAGGCGCTGATGGGAACGAGCCAGCTGCCGCGCTGA
- a CDS encoding helix-turn-helix domain-containing protein, whose protein sequence is MAPLATFEVLIRGGAIALFVLWIGVLLRQQRGSPAGRVAITMNVSILAYLVAPLFGPGPVGHPAFMAFDLVSVMAPVLFWLFARAWFEDRAHIGRRSWGLVVGYALLPSCQLTLMIASGRINLVLWILSKAAMFGFTIAGIWIAWRGRSDDLVEERRNLRLLLVGAIGAFTLWVTAFEMARHGSERHDLGHIGTIVAILMTTLGVSIAMYGFRPADLFAAPAPATEPPEDGEPAPAMSRLAARLLSVMANERPYRAEGFAIAALAQRLGEPEYRLRRTINGELGYRNFTAFLNGFRLDEVREALADPAQRDVPILTVAIDAGFGSIGPFNRAFREAEGMTPSEYRAARLAGKPMADSEIG, encoded by the coding sequence ATGGCTCCGCTGGCGACATTTGAGGTCCTGATTCGCGGCGGAGCGATCGCGCTGTTCGTGTTGTGGATCGGCGTGCTGTTACGCCAGCAACGCGGATCGCCAGCCGGTCGCGTTGCGATCACGATGAACGTCAGCATCCTCGCCTACCTCGTCGCACCCCTGTTCGGACCGGGGCCGGTCGGACATCCGGCTTTCATGGCCTTCGATCTCGTTTCGGTCATGGCGCCGGTGCTGTTCTGGCTGTTTGCCCGCGCATGGTTCGAAGACCGGGCGCATATCGGCCGGCGGAGCTGGGGGCTGGTCGTCGGCTATGCCCTGCTGCCCAGCTGCCAGCTGACGCTGATGATCGCCAGCGGCCGGATAAACCTGGTGCTCTGGATCCTGAGCAAGGCGGCCATGTTCGGCTTCACGATTGCCGGAATCTGGATCGCCTGGCGCGGACGGTCGGACGATCTCGTCGAGGAACGGCGCAACCTGCGCCTGCTGCTCGTGGGCGCGATCGGCGCCTTCACCCTGTGGGTGACCGCCTTCGAGATGGCGCGACACGGCAGCGAACGCCACGACCTCGGCCACATCGGGACGATCGTCGCCATTCTCATGACCACGCTCGGCGTATCCATCGCCATGTACGGCTTTCGCCCAGCGGACCTGTTCGCGGCACCCGCGCCCGCGACCGAACCGCCCGAGGATGGCGAACCGGCTCCGGCGATGTCCAGACTGGCCGCGCGCCTGCTCTCGGTCATGGCCAACGAGCGCCCTTACCGCGCCGAAGGATTTGCGATTGCGGCGCTCGCACAGCGGCTCGGCGAGCCCGAGTATCGGCTGCGGCGGACGATCAACGGGGAACTCGGCTACCGCAACTTCACCGCTTTCCTGAACGGCTTCCGCCTGGACGAAGTGCGCGAGGCACTCGCCGATCCGGCGCAGCGCGACGTACCTATCCTGACCGTCGCGATCGACGCGGGTTTCGGCTCGATCGGTCCGTTCAACCGCGCCTTCCGCGAGGCCGAGGGCATGACGCCCAGCGAATACCGGGCCGCCCGGCTCGCCGGCAAACCGATGGCCGATTCCGAAATCGGCTAG
- a CDS encoding sterol desaturase family protein, producing the protein MPAFPPLAILLDKGASIYAFDFGRYFVAATLISAVVWAMRRSRYAGRRIQTREAGNPDRRREFVHSLRTIAVYTLVSCFIVWGVQLGVLHRFQGSYGLAGDLLLLAVLILAHDTYFYWVHRAMHHPRLFRLFHRTHHRSITPTPWAAYSFAVPEAFVMIAFVPLWLAVVPTPVRVTLTWMIFQILRNAMGHAGFELHPRWWLASPLTRWITATTHHDLHHSGGFNSNYGLYFTWWDKWMGTEHPRYAETFARAVADRSSPAQKPGTAAGS; encoded by the coding sequence ATGCCAGCCTTTCCGCCCCTCGCCATCCTGCTCGACAAGGGCGCCTCGATCTACGCCTTCGATTTCGGGCGCTATTTCGTGGCCGCCACGCTGATAAGCGCCGTCGTCTGGGCGATGCGCCGCAGCCGCTATGCGGGACGCAGGATACAAACGCGTGAGGCGGGAAATCCCGACCGCCGCCGCGAGTTCGTCCATTCGCTGCGCACGATCGCGGTTTACACGCTCGTCTCGTGCTTCATCGTCTGGGGTGTGCAGCTAGGTGTGCTGCACCGCTTCCAAGGCAGCTACGGCCTCGCCGGCGACCTCCTTCTGCTGGCCGTGCTGATCCTGGCGCACGACACCTATTTCTACTGGGTTCACCGCGCGATGCACCATCCGCGGCTGTTCCGGCTGTTCCATCGCACGCATCACCGTTCGATCACCCCGACGCCCTGGGCGGCCTACAGCTTCGCCGTTCCCGAAGCCTTCGTGATGATCGCCTTCGTGCCGCTATGGCTCGCAGTCGTTCCCACGCCGGTGCGCGTGACGCTGACCTGGATGATCTTTCAGATCCTGCGCAACGCCATGGGCCATGCCGGCTTCGAGCTTCACCCCCGCTGGTGGCTGGCGAGCCCGCTCACCCGCTGGATCACCGCCACGACGCATCACGACCTCCACCATTCGGGCGGCTTCAACAGCAACTACGGACTCTATTTCACCTGGTGGGACAAGTGGATGGGGACGGAGCATCCGCGCTATGCTGAGACCTTTGCCCGTGCCGTGGCTGATCGATCCAGCCCGGCGCAGAAGCCCGGAACCGCTGCGGGCAGCTAG
- a CDS encoding LLM class flavin-dependent oxidoreductase yields MSVRIGVSSGLAAPLSPRDYFAWVDLCEQSGIDSIWHSDQLLGATPEPLAMLAALAGRTERMRFGTNALVVPFRDPVLVAKQLATIDYLSEGRVFPVFGIGRASDPFYTATSADPTERGRRGNEALALIRLLLEQDEVDFAGQHFQYHGPGVLPRPVRPIPLWMGGHSAAAVRRTALLGNGWLGGLLDAGKAGETKLKIEAALAETGRIIEPDHYGVTLPLRIGAADDPAIVTARANLNARLPKEDRAEGTHAFALGSPEEVIATLRVHVAVGMAKFVVLPIASGIADLLEQTRLLVREVLPAIEDRTT; encoded by the coding sequence ATGAGCGTGCGGATCGGCGTCAGCTCGGGGCTGGCCGCACCGCTCTCGCCGCGCGACTATTTCGCATGGGTCGATCTCTGCGAGCAAAGCGGGATCGACTCTATCTGGCATTCGGACCAGTTGCTCGGCGCCACGCCCGAGCCGCTGGCCATGCTTGCCGCGCTCGCAGGCCGGACGGAGCGCATGCGCTTCGGCACCAACGCCTTGGTCGTGCCGTTTCGCGATCCGGTGCTCGTCGCCAAGCAGCTCGCGACGATCGACTATCTGAGTGAAGGTCGGGTGTTCCCGGTTTTTGGCATCGGTCGCGCTTCGGATCCGTTCTACACCGCCACCTCTGCCGATCCCACCGAGCGCGGGCGAAGGGGCAACGAGGCGCTTGCGCTGATCCGGCTGTTGTTAGAGCAGGACGAAGTCGACTTCGCCGGCCAGCATTTCCAGTACCACGGCCCAGGCGTCCTGCCCCGGCCGGTGCGGCCGATCCCGCTGTGGATGGGCGGGCACTCCGCCGCCGCCGTCCGTCGCACCGCGCTACTCGGCAACGGCTGGCTGGGCGGCCTGCTCGATGCCGGCAAGGCCGGCGAGACCAAACTGAAGATCGAAGCGGCGCTGGCGGAAACGGGCCGCATCATCGAGCCCGACCACTACGGCGTGACCTTGCCCTTGCGCATCGGCGCGGCGGACGATCCTGCGATCGTCACCGCACGCGCTAACCTGAACGCCCGGCTGCCCAAGGAGGACCGCGCCGAGGGGACGCACGCCTTCGCCCTGGGCTCGCCCGAGGAGGTGATCGCGACGCTCAGAGTGCACGTTGCGGTGGGCATGGCGAAGTTCGTCGTGCTGCCCATCGCCAGCGGGATCGCCGACTTGCTCGAACAGACGCGGCTGCTCGTTCGCGAAGTTCTGCCGGCCATCGAGGACCGGACGACTTAA
- a CDS encoding SDR family NAD(P)-dependent oxidoreductase, with the protein MDLQLTGRRVLVTGSSSGIGAAVARMLAEEGAKVVVHGRDRARAEAVAKEMGAVGVAIGELSTQEACDAVHAEAVAALGGNIEILINNAGGNSEGNSTKPPHQISGEHYLSNFNANALAAIRLTNLSIPDMEAAKFGRVINVSSAVAVQPNNMGGDYSAAKAAMNNFTVSLAGALKGKGITVNTVSPGIVMVDGLLRMGRDRLNNPNASFEEVTDLLVGAGVFTLPPAGRLGIPEDLAIIICTLASPRSGYVTGANYRVDGGQIRSLN; encoded by the coding sequence ATGGATCTACAGCTCACGGGCCGCCGCGTGCTCGTCACCGGCAGCAGCAGCGGCATCGGCGCTGCGGTTGCGCGGATGCTGGCCGAAGAGGGCGCGAAAGTCGTGGTCCATGGTCGGGATCGCGCGCGGGCCGAGGCCGTAGCCAAAGAGATGGGAGCGGTAGGCGTCGCGATCGGCGAGCTCAGCACCCAGGAGGCCTGCGACGCGGTCCACGCCGAGGCAGTGGCCGCGCTCGGCGGCAATATCGAGATCCTGATCAACAATGCCGGCGGCAATTCCGAAGGCAATTCGACCAAGCCGCCGCACCAGATCTCGGGCGAGCATTACCTCTCCAATTTCAACGCCAATGCGCTCGCGGCGATCCGGCTCACCAACCTCTCGATTCCCGATATGGAAGCGGCGAAGTTCGGACGGGTGATCAACGTGTCGAGCGCGGTCGCGGTTCAGCCGAACAACATGGGCGGCGACTATTCGGCCGCCAAGGCGGCGATGAACAACTTCACCGTCAGCCTGGCAGGCGCGCTCAAGGGCAAGGGCATCACGGTCAACACCGTGTCGCCGGGCATCGTCATGGTCGACGGGCTGCTGCGCATGGGCCGCGACCGTCTCAACAACCCGAACGCGAGCTTCGAGGAAGTGACCGATCTGCTCGTCGGCGCCGGCGTGTTCACCTTGCCGCCGGCCGGCCGGCTCGGCATTCCCGAAGATCTCGCGATCATCATCTGCACGCTCGCCAGCCCGCGCTCGGGCTATGTCACGGGCGCGAACTACCGCGTCGACGGCGGCCAGATCCGCAGCCTCAACTAA
- the parA gene encoding ParA family partition ATPase: protein MATVAIVSQKGGSGKTTLAIHLATSAAIRGKIACVIDTDPQASAAAWGDWRGDFQPEVITCPPVRLPRTIQAAEQKGAKLIVIDTPPHADAAAREAVKAADLVLIPTRPRAFDLQAIEATADLVANTGTPAYVLLNAVPARATNLIAEASSFIEGLGLKVCPIRFGDRAAFHQSSAAGQIANEADPEGKAAGEVEALWQWLRKELKIK from the coding sequence ATGGCGACAGTCGCGATCGTGAGCCAAAAGGGCGGCTCGGGCAAAACCACGCTCGCCATCCACCTCGCCACCTCGGCGGCGATCCGCGGCAAGATCGCTTGCGTCATCGATACCGATCCACAGGCCAGCGCCGCCGCCTGGGGCGACTGGCGCGGCGACTTCCAGCCCGAAGTGATCACCTGTCCGCCGGTGCGGCTGCCGCGAACGATCCAGGCCGCCGAGCAGAAGGGCGCGAAGCTGATCGTCATCGACACCCCGCCGCATGCCGATGCCGCCGCACGCGAGGCGGTGAAAGCGGCTGACCTTGTGCTTATCCCGACGCGGCCGCGCGCCTTCGACCTCCAGGCGATCGAGGCCACCGCCGATCTCGTCGCCAATACCGGCACGCCGGCCTATGTCCTGCTCAACGCGGTGCCGGCGCGGGCAACCAACCTGATCGCCGAAGCCAGCAGCTTCATCGAAGGGCTGGGCCTGAAAGTCTGCCCGATCCGCTTCGGCGACCGCGCCGCCTTCCACCAGTCCTCGGCCGCAGGTCAGATCGCCAACGAAGCCGATCCAGAAGGCAAGGCAGCCGGCGAGGTCGAAGCCTTGTGGCAGTGGCTGCGCAAGGAATTGAAGATCAAGTAG